From one Culex quinquefasciatus strain JHB chromosome 3, VPISU_Cqui_1.0_pri_paternal, whole genome shotgun sequence genomic stretch:
- the LOC6037586 gene encoding UTP--glucose-1-phosphate uridylyltransferase isoform X2 — MTGAIDILLKVRGHQRVPSDTKEFHEATKRDALIRLRKDLDNLLHSADDDKKATVQKEMCGFEALFHRFLQEDGPSVEWDKIEKLPQDAVKDYSSLKTPQESEIRAMLDKLVVVKLNGGLGTSMGCHGPKSVIPVRNDLTFLDLTVQQIEHLNKKYSANVPLVLMNSFNTDEDTEKVIRKYKGFQVQIYTFNQSCYPRISRDSLLPVAKDFNIEADIEAWYPPGHGDFYQSFQNSGLLKKFIDEGRDYCFLSNIDNLGATVDINILNRLLGSDRQGDKPIEFVMEVTDKTRADVKGGTLIQYEHKLRLLEIAQVPKEHVDDFKSVKTFKFFNTNNIWARLESIERVLNARTMNMEIIVNNKTLDNGMRVIQLETAVGAAMKCFDDGIGINVPRSRFLPVKKTSDLLLVMSNLYSLKYGSLVMSPQRMFPTTPLVKLGDNHFSKVKEFLGRFANIPDLIELDHLTVSGDVTFGRGVSLRGTVIIIANHGDRIDIPAGAILENKIVSGNMRILDH, encoded by the exons ATGACGGGGGCGATCGACATACTGTTGAAA GTTCGCGGCCACCAGCGTGTCCCGTCCGACACGAAGGAGTTCCACGAGGCCACCAAGCGTGATGCGTTGATCCGTTTGCGCAAAGATTTGGACAATCTGCTGCACTCGGCGGACGATGACAAAAAGGCGACCGTCCAGAAGGAAATGTGCGGCTTCGAGGCCCTGTTCCATCGCTTCCTGCAGGAGGACGGCCCGTCGGTCGAGTGGGACAAAATCGAGAAGCTGCCCCAGGATGCCGTCAAGGATTACTCCAGCCTGAAGACGCCCCAGGAGTCGGAGATTCGTGCCATGCTGGACAAACTGGTCGTGGTCAAGCTGAACGGTGGTCTCGGAACGTCGATGGGTTGCCACGGACCAAAGTCCGTCATTCCGGTGCGTAACGACCTTACATTCCTGGATTTGACCGTGCAGCAGATTGAGCACCTGAACAAAAAGTACAGCGCCAACGTGCCGCTCGTGCTGATGAACTCGTTCAACACCGACGAGGACACCGAAAAGGTCATCCGCAAGTACAAGGGATTCCAGGTCCAGATTTATACCTTTAACCAGAGCTGCTACCCGCGCATCAGCCGAGACTCGCTGCTGCCGGTGGCGAAGGATTTCAACATCGAAGCTGACATTGAGGC ATGGTACCCTCCCGGTCACGGTGATTTCTACCAGTCGTTCCAGAACTCGGGTCTGCTAAAGAAGTTCATCGACGAAGGCCGCGACTATTGCTTCCTGTCCAACATCGATAACTTGGGCGCAACGGTTGACATCAACATTTTGAACCGATTGCTCGGCAGCGACCGCCAGGGGGACAAGCCGATCGAGTTCGTGATGGAAGTAACCGACAAGACCCGGGCTGACGTTAAGGGTGGTACCTTGATCCAGTACGAACACAAGCTGCGACTGCTGGAAATCGCTCAGGTCCCCAAAGAGCACGTCGATGACTTCAAGTCGGTGAAGACGTTCAAGTTCTTCAACACCAACAATATCTGGGCCCGTTTGGAGTCGATCGAACGTGTCCTGAATGCGCGCACAATGAACATGGAGATCATCGTCAACAACAAAACGCTGGACAATGGCATGCGCGTGATTCAGCTGGAGACGGCCGTCGGTGCGGCGATGAAGTGCTTCGACGATGGAATCGGAATCAACGTTCCGCGGTCACGCTTCTTGCCGGTCAAGAAAACGTCCGATCTGCTGCTGGTCATGTCCAATCTGTACAGCCTCAAGTACGGGTCGCTTGTCATGTCGCCGCAGCGCATGTTCCCCACGACGCCCTTGGTCAAGCTGGGAGACAATCACTTCAGCAAGGTCAAGGAGTTCCTGGGACGCTTCGCAAATATTCCCGACTTGATCGAGCTGGACCATTTGACCGTTTCGGGAGATGTCACGTTCGGCCGTGGAGTGTCGTTGCGTGGAACGGTCATTATCATTGCCAACCATGGTGATCGGATCGATATTCCTGCGGGAGCCATCCTGGAGAATAAGATCGTATCCGGTAATATGCGCATTCTGGATCACTAA
- the LOC6037586 gene encoding UTP--glucose-1-phosphate uridylyltransferase isoform X1, with the protein MFGFQNSCVVLDSKARCRLTDVNERHFKTFNHFGNGDVHVRGHQRVPSDTKEFHEATKRDALIRLRKDLDNLLHSADDDKKATVQKEMCGFEALFHRFLQEDGPSVEWDKIEKLPQDAVKDYSSLKTPQESEIRAMLDKLVVVKLNGGLGTSMGCHGPKSVIPVRNDLTFLDLTVQQIEHLNKKYSANVPLVLMNSFNTDEDTEKVIRKYKGFQVQIYTFNQSCYPRISRDSLLPVAKDFNIEADIEAWYPPGHGDFYQSFQNSGLLKKFIDEGRDYCFLSNIDNLGATVDINILNRLLGSDRQGDKPIEFVMEVTDKTRADVKGGTLIQYEHKLRLLEIAQVPKEHVDDFKSVKTFKFFNTNNIWARLESIERVLNARTMNMEIIVNNKTLDNGMRVIQLETAVGAAMKCFDDGIGINVPRSRFLPVKKTSDLLLVMSNLYSLKYGSLVMSPQRMFPTTPLVKLGDNHFSKVKEFLGRFANIPDLIELDHLTVSGDVTFGRGVSLRGTVIIIANHGDRIDIPAGAILENKIVSGNMRILDH; encoded by the exons ATGTTTGGCTTCCAGAACTCGTGTGTCGTTCTGGACTCGAAGGCGCGCTGCCGATTAACGGACGTTAATGAGAGGCACTTTAAGACGTTTAATCACTTTGGCAACGGTGATGTCCAC GTTCGCGGCCACCAGCGTGTCCCGTCCGACACGAAGGAGTTCCACGAGGCCACCAAGCGTGATGCGTTGATCCGTTTGCGCAAAGATTTGGACAATCTGCTGCACTCGGCGGACGATGACAAAAAGGCGACCGTCCAGAAGGAAATGTGCGGCTTCGAGGCCCTGTTCCATCGCTTCCTGCAGGAGGACGGCCCGTCGGTCGAGTGGGACAAAATCGAGAAGCTGCCCCAGGATGCCGTCAAGGATTACTCCAGCCTGAAGACGCCCCAGGAGTCGGAGATTCGTGCCATGCTGGACAAACTGGTCGTGGTCAAGCTGAACGGTGGTCTCGGAACGTCGATGGGTTGCCACGGACCAAAGTCCGTCATTCCGGTGCGTAACGACCTTACATTCCTGGATTTGACCGTGCAGCAGATTGAGCACCTGAACAAAAAGTACAGCGCCAACGTGCCGCTCGTGCTGATGAACTCGTTCAACACCGACGAGGACACCGAAAAGGTCATCCGCAAGTACAAGGGATTCCAGGTCCAGATTTATACCTTTAACCAGAGCTGCTACCCGCGCATCAGCCGAGACTCGCTGCTGCCGGTGGCGAAGGATTTCAACATCGAAGCTGACATTGAGGC ATGGTACCCTCCCGGTCACGGTGATTTCTACCAGTCGTTCCAGAACTCGGGTCTGCTAAAGAAGTTCATCGACGAAGGCCGCGACTATTGCTTCCTGTCCAACATCGATAACTTGGGCGCAACGGTTGACATCAACATTTTGAACCGATTGCTCGGCAGCGACCGCCAGGGGGACAAGCCGATCGAGTTCGTGATGGAAGTAACCGACAAGACCCGGGCTGACGTTAAGGGTGGTACCTTGATCCAGTACGAACACAAGCTGCGACTGCTGGAAATCGCTCAGGTCCCCAAAGAGCACGTCGATGACTTCAAGTCGGTGAAGACGTTCAAGTTCTTCAACACCAACAATATCTGGGCCCGTTTGGAGTCGATCGAACGTGTCCTGAATGCGCGCACAATGAACATGGAGATCATCGTCAACAACAAAACGCTGGACAATGGCATGCGCGTGATTCAGCTGGAGACGGCCGTCGGTGCGGCGATGAAGTGCTTCGACGATGGAATCGGAATCAACGTTCCGCGGTCACGCTTCTTGCCGGTCAAGAAAACGTCCGATCTGCTGCTGGTCATGTCCAATCTGTACAGCCTCAAGTACGGGTCGCTTGTCATGTCGCCGCAGCGCATGTTCCCCACGACGCCCTTGGTCAAGCTGGGAGACAATCACTTCAGCAAGGTCAAGGAGTTCCTGGGACGCTTCGCAAATATTCCCGACTTGATCGAGCTGGACCATTTGACCGTTTCGGGAGATGTCACGTTCGGCCGTGGAGTGTCGTTGCGTGGAACGGTCATTATCATTGCCAACCATGGTGATCGGATCGATATTCCTGCGGGAGCCATCCTGGAGAATAAGATCGTATCCGGTAATATGCGCATTCTGGATCACTAA